The following coding sequences lie in one Megalodesulfovibrio gigas DSM 1382 = ATCC 19364 genomic window:
- a CDS encoding catalase, translating into MANDKKTLTTAFGAPVGDDLNSHTAGARGPVLMQDVHLLEKLGHFDRERIPERVVHAKGAGAYGYFECTADVSQYTRAGFLTKGKKTDVFARFSTVGGEKGSADAERDPRGFAVKFYTEEGNYDLVGNNTPVFFIRDPLKFPDFIHTQKRNPKTNLKDADMFWDFLSLTPESIHQVTVLFSDRGTPATYRNMNGYSSHTYLWYNAAGEKFWVQYHFKTDQGIKNFTRQEAAAMRSADPDHATRDLFQAIEQGDSPSWTLEMQIMPYEQGLNYRYDIFDITKVWPHADVPPIVIGKMVLNRNPENYFAEVEQAAFNPSNFVPGIAPSADKMLQGRLFSYHDTHIHRLGSNYHLIPVNSPKHRPEASYQRDGAMRVDNGGGSGPNYWPNSFNGPGPDPDVRAPFLPVEGVAGPQPYPHPNDDFEQAGALYSKVMTDEDRTNLVGNIVEHLAGAQRRIQLRQAAVFYKAHPEYGTRVAEGLGLPVEEVQRLAAMTSEERAKATAA; encoded by the coding sequence ATGGCGAATGACAAGAAGACGCTGACCACGGCCTTCGGCGCCCCCGTGGGCGACGATCTCAACAGCCACACTGCCGGCGCCCGCGGCCCGGTGCTCATGCAGGACGTGCACCTGCTGGAGAAACTCGGTCATTTTGACCGCGAACGCATCCCCGAACGCGTGGTGCACGCCAAGGGCGCCGGCGCGTACGGCTATTTTGAATGCACAGCAGATGTCTCCCAGTACACCCGGGCCGGATTCCTCACCAAGGGCAAGAAGACGGACGTCTTTGCGCGCTTTTCCACCGTGGGCGGGGAAAAGGGGTCTGCCGATGCCGAGCGCGATCCTCGCGGCTTTGCCGTGAAGTTCTACACCGAGGAAGGCAACTACGATCTGGTGGGCAACAACACCCCGGTGTTCTTCATCCGCGATCCGCTGAAGTTCCCGGACTTCATCCACACCCAGAAGCGCAACCCCAAGACCAACCTCAAGGATGCGGACATGTTCTGGGATTTCCTGTCCCTGACGCCCGAATCCATCCACCAGGTGACGGTGCTCTTCTCCGACCGTGGCACCCCGGCCACCTACCGCAACATGAACGGCTACTCCAGCCACACCTATCTGTGGTACAATGCCGCCGGCGAAAAATTCTGGGTGCAGTACCACTTCAAGACCGACCAGGGCATCAAGAACTTTACCCGGCAGGAGGCCGCGGCCATGCGCTCCGCCGACCCGGACCATGCCACCCGCGACCTCTTCCAGGCCATCGAACAGGGCGACTCCCCTTCCTGGACCCTGGAAATGCAGATCATGCCTTATGAGCAAGGCCTGAACTACCGCTACGACATCTTCGACATCACCAAGGTCTGGCCCCATGCGGACGTGCCGCCCATCGTCATCGGCAAGATGGTGCTGAACCGCAATCCCGAGAACTACTTTGCCGAGGTGGAGCAGGCCGCCTTCAACCCCAGCAACTTCGTGCCCGGCATTGCGCCCTCGGCAGACAAGATGCTCCAGGGCCGGCTGTTCTCGTATCACGATACGCACATCCACCGCCTGGGCTCGAACTATCATCTCATTCCCGTCAACTCGCCCAAGCATCGCCCCGAGGCCAGCTACCAGCGCGACGGCGCCATGCGCGTGGACAACGGCGGCGGCTCCGGCCCCAACTACTGGCCCAACAGCTTCAACGGCCCCGGCCCGGATCCCGATGTTCGCGCACCCTTCCTGCCCGTGGAAGGCGTGGCCGGTCCGCAGCCGTACCCGCATCCCAACGACGACTTCGAGCAGGCCGGCGCGCTGTACTCGAAGGTGATGACCGATGAGGACCGGACCAACCTCGTCGGCAACATCGTGGAGCATCTGGCCGGCGCCCAGCGGCGCATCCAGCTGCGGCAGGCGGCCGTGTTCTACAAGGCCCACCCGGAATATGGCACCCGCGTGGCCGAGGGCCTGGGCCTGCCGGTGGAGGAAGTGCAGCGTCTGGCTGCCATGACCAGCGAGGAGCGCGCCAAGGCCACAGCGGCGTAA
- a CDS encoding NFACT RNA binding domain-containing protein yields the protein MEASFFRCLAVELAALCRGALVRKVYGPAPDVFVLTLDRGGLASSLVIRLGRRDPCLFPSSITPPNPPAPSATVMWLRRHVQARRCMEFVADWPQRRLAIRLGPDDGEGWCIIDLRHGLFLALTLDELPQHWTIPPQSGFVPPDVPPVWNAAPEWPSLETLLQQEDIWRTHPHISPPLRKMLLTLPPDVAGPMYATVQAGGCGAFYLYDAAGPFVWADPTAAEPPQVFTSAAEAAAEAGRRQVLPAVVATQHKAETDAASARRKRLSRNLKALEQEEHRLHGLLLQREEALLLQANLFRLNAQEKARRVKVMDAHDAEVVLELDPRLTIAENMARRFRQGAKAERGLEIARTRREVIEAERARILEHGAPAAATAGAGQPPRARPRPKVSEGAEGFRLFRSSDGFRIMQGKNSKANHRLVTREANAFDYWLHAADGPGSHVLIKRDHAGQDVPRRTIEEAAVLAALRSWQAGEGKVRVLLALAKDVHPIKGGAPGQVRVDTLLETVQTAMMKDLELQLAIV from the coding sequence ATGGAGGCCAGTTTTTTTCGTTGTCTGGCCGTTGAACTGGCCGCATTGTGTCGCGGGGCGCTTGTCCGCAAGGTGTACGGCCCTGCCCCGGATGTGTTCGTCCTCACCCTGGATCGTGGCGGCCTGGCCTCGTCCCTGGTGATCCGGCTGGGCCGGCGCGATCCCTGCCTCTTCCCCTCCAGCATCACCCCGCCCAACCCCCCTGCGCCTTCGGCCACGGTCATGTGGCTGCGCCGCCATGTGCAGGCGCGGCGGTGCATGGAGTTTGTGGCCGACTGGCCCCAGCGCCGTCTGGCCATCCGCCTGGGACCTGACGACGGCGAGGGCTGGTGCATCATCGATCTTCGGCATGGCCTGTTCCTGGCCTTGACCCTGGACGAGCTCCCGCAGCACTGGACCATCCCCCCGCAGTCCGGCTTTGTGCCGCCGGACGTGCCGCCCGTCTGGAATGCCGCCCCCGAGTGGCCGTCGCTGGAAACGCTGCTGCAGCAGGAAGACATCTGGCGCACGCATCCGCACATTTCCCCCCCCTTGCGCAAGATGTTGCTGACCCTGCCGCCGGATGTGGCCGGGCCCATGTATGCCACGGTACAGGCCGGCGGCTGCGGGGCGTTCTATCTGTATGATGCGGCCGGCCCCTTCGTCTGGGCCGATCCCACTGCCGCTGAGCCGCCGCAGGTGTTCACCAGTGCGGCGGAAGCCGCCGCCGAGGCCGGTCGCCGTCAGGTGCTGCCGGCGGTGGTCGCCACCCAGCACAAGGCCGAGACCGATGCCGCCAGCGCGCGCCGCAAGCGCCTGTCCCGCAATCTCAAGGCCCTGGAGCAGGAGGAGCACCGCCTGCACGGATTGCTGCTCCAGCGGGAGGAAGCCTTGCTGCTGCAGGCCAATCTGTTCCGGCTCAACGCCCAGGAGAAGGCAAGGCGGGTCAAGGTGATGGATGCGCACGACGCCGAGGTGGTCCTGGAGCTGGATCCGCGCCTGACCATTGCCGAGAACATGGCCCGCCGCTTCCGGCAGGGAGCCAAGGCGGAACGTGGCTTGGAGATTGCCAGGACGCGGCGCGAGGTCATCGAGGCGGAACGCGCTCGGATTCTGGAGCATGGCGCGCCGGCCGCGGCGACTGCCGGTGCCGGCCAGCCGCCCCGGGCCCGTCCGCGTCCGAAAGTTTCGGAGGGGGCAGAGGGGTTCCGCCTGTTCCGCTCTTCGGACGGGTTCCGCATCATGCAAGGCAAGAATTCCAAGGCCAACCACAGGCTGGTGACGCGGGAGGCCAATGCCTTCGATTACTGGCTCCATGCGGCCGATGGCCCCGGCAGTCATGTGCTCATCAAGCGCGACCACGCCGGGCAGGACGTGCCCCGCCGGACCATTGAGGAAGCGGCGGTGCTGGCTGCCCTGCGCAGTTGGCAGGCCGGCGAAGGCAAGGTCCGCGTGCTGCTGGCCCTGGCCAAGGACGTGCACCCGATCAAGGGCGGTGCGCCAGGGCAGGTTCGTGTGGATACGCTGCTGGAGACGGTGCAGACGGCCATGATGAAGGACCTTGAACTGCAACTCGCCATAGTTTAG
- the dksA gene encoding RNA polymerase-binding protein DksA, protein MDPKDIEYFRNLLQKMLEEAQSKGEATLEDMNEMEIFADPADRATVESDRTFTLRLRERERYLIKKIQEALQRIEEGEYGMCEDCGEEIGVPRLKARPVTTLCIHCKSKQETEENLRGE, encoded by the coding sequence ATGGACCCGAAAGACATTGAATATTTCCGGAACCTTCTCCAGAAAATGCTTGAGGAGGCCCAGTCCAAGGGCGAGGCCACGCTGGAAGACATGAACGAGATGGAGATCTTTGCCGATCCTGCCGACCGCGCCACGGTGGAATCCGACCGCACCTTCACCCTGCGGCTGCGTGAGCGCGAACGCTACCTTATTAAGAAAATTCAGGAAGCCCTGCAGCGCATCGAGGAAGGCGAATACGGCATGTGCGAGGATTGCGGCGAGGAAATCGGCGTGCCCCGACTCAAGGCCCGCCCGGTCACCACGTTGTGCATCCACTGCAAGAGCAAGCAGGAGACCGAAGAAAACCTTCGCGGCGAATAG
- a CDS encoding ferritin-like domain-containing protein — METALSKEQRREKVIEVLNKARGMELHAITQYMNQHYALDSMDYGELARDMKLIAIDEMRHAEQFAERIKELGGEPTTELADVVTKGQDVRVIFPFDAGLEDNTIDIYNQFLEVCREMGDNITVKLFEAIIEEEQTHYNHFDNVGTHIANLGDVYLSKIAGTSASTGPSTKGFVLQP; from the coding sequence ATGGAGACTGCCCTGAGCAAGGAACAGCGTCGCGAAAAGGTCATTGAAGTGCTGAACAAAGCCCGCGGCATGGAGCTGCATGCCATCACCCAGTACATGAACCAGCACTATGCGTTGGATTCCATGGACTACGGCGAACTGGCCCGGGACATGAAGCTCATCGCCATCGACGAAATGCGCCACGCCGAGCAGTTTGCCGAGCGCATCAAGGAACTGGGCGGCGAGCCCACCACCGAGCTGGCCGATGTCGTGACCAAGGGGCAGGACGTGCGCGTCATCTTCCCCTTTGATGCCGGTCTGGAAGACAACACCATCGACATCTACAACCAGTTCCTGGAAGTCTGTCGCGAGATGGGCGATAACATCACGGTGAAGTTGTTTGAAGCCATCATCGAGGAAGAACAGACGCACTACAATCACTTTGATAACGTGGGCACCCACATCGCCAACCTGGGCGATGTGTATCTGTCCAAGATCGCCGGCACCTCTGCTTCCACAGGCCCGTCCACCAAGGGCTTTGTGCTGCAGCCGTAG
- a CDS encoding sulfite exporter TauE/SafE family protein, with amino-acid sequence MFELIVMYVMVGALAGLLAGLFGIGGGLVIVPMLLFCFTKQGISNDIMMQLALATSMASICFTSVSSVRAHNQRGAVDWSIVKGIAGGVLLGTFGGSFIASALPTTALKIFFVIFLYYVATQMLLGKQPKASRELPGMGGMLGAGGVIGVVSALVGIGGGTLSVPFMVWHNVPLHRAIGTSAGIGFPIAVAGTLGYIFNGFGVAERPGYSLGFVYLPALLGIVLVSVLTAPWGVKLAHSLPVPKLKKAFAILLYVVGTRMLINTL; translated from the coding sequence GTGTTTGAACTGATTGTCATGTATGTAATGGTCGGTGCCCTGGCCGGGCTGCTGGCCGGCCTGTTCGGCATTGGCGGCGGGCTGGTCATCGTGCCCATGCTGCTGTTTTGCTTCACCAAGCAAGGTATTTCCAACGACATCATGATGCAGCTTGCCCTGGCCACCTCCATGGCCAGCATCTGCTTCACGTCGGTGTCCAGCGTGCGTGCGCACAATCAGCGCGGCGCGGTGGACTGGAGCATCGTCAAAGGCATTGCCGGGGGCGTGTTGCTGGGCACCTTTGGCGGATCATTCATCGCCTCTGCCCTGCCCACCACGGCGCTGAAAATCTTTTTTGTGATTTTCCTGTATTACGTGGCCACACAGATGCTCCTGGGCAAGCAGCCCAAGGCGTCTCGCGAGTTGCCCGGCATGGGCGGCATGCTGGGGGCCGGCGGGGTCATCGGCGTGGTGTCGGCGCTGGTGGGCATTGGCGGGGGCACGCTTTCGGTGCCGTTCATGGTCTGGCACAACGTGCCGCTGCACCGGGCCATTGGCACCTCTGCCGGCATCGGGTTTCCCATTGCCGTGGCTGGCACCCTTGGCTACATCTTCAACGGCTTCGGCGTGGCCGAGCGGCCGGGGTACTCCCTGGGCTTCGTGTATCTGCCGGCGCTGCTGGGCATTGTGCTGGTGAGTGTGCTCACCGCGCCCTGGGGCGTGAAGCTGGCGCACAGCCTGCCCGTGCCCAAGCTCAAGAAAGCCTTCGCCATTTTGCTGTATGTGGTGGGCACGCGCATGCTCATCAATACGCTGTAA
- the pbpC gene encoding penicillin-binding protein 1C — translation MPWPAWCSRIFRRRAFASLGLWGGGALLLLWLVFLGLDQLFPFPWDALNQTPAVTVQDRHGRPLRVFLPPDGRRRQPVPLAQVSPLFRAVLVASEDRHFHRHPGVNPLAILRAAVMNLRAGRVVSGGSTITMQLARLCEPRERTIGAKLLESFRALQLEWRLSKDEILERYINMTPYGGNVVGVAAAAESYFGKDQQHLSLGEAALLTVLPRAPQGYDPVKNPQAARRARDRLLAVLERRGRIDAVQRRQAMAQQLPEGVTPLPRLAPHLAELAKALAEQRLPPGDSGRVMVATTIDRALQTAVESRLRDSAEWIRRQRLENAAVVVIENETRAVRAMAGSIEYMDFEHHGFINGCLIARSPGSALKPFLYAQAMDMGLIVPKSYLLDIPTDISGYSVRNFDGTFQGMITVEAALVQSRNVPAVRLLAQVAPPAFLELLRQAGLSTLKKTPYEYGLPLALGACEVTLLELANAYASLATLGQYRPPALLLQEEQAPPPAARILSREASWLTLDMLTRVERADLPRSWQHAKDAPSVAWKTGTSFGHRDAWAVGVSRQYTIGVWVGNLDGRAEMGISGATHAGPLLFDLFRVVEGAGAALTRPLDLALTTMAVCAADHLLPGPACPDRTEVTVIEGRTRLPRSELHQRIFVHPETGERVAGDCLQHLPHVPRLVRQYPVEFTAWMRAQGVQGEAMPAMHPTCHAAAAGEGPQVVSPDPRTPYRLRSDAPREFQRIGLKAFAGPDVRELFWYQDGSLKGSGAPDAQIFLPLEPGRHTLVVVDDQGRASQVEYRVE, via the coding sequence ATGCCCTGGCCAGCGTGGTGCAGTAGGATTTTCCGGCGGCGCGCCTTCGCCTCGCTCGGCCTCTGGGGCGGGGGCGCGCTGTTGCTGCTCTGGCTGGTCTTTCTCGGGCTGGACCAACTCTTTCCCTTTCCCTGGGATGCCCTCAATCAGACGCCGGCCGTGACGGTGCAGGACCGCCATGGCAGGCCCCTGCGCGTCTTTTTGCCGCCGGATGGCCGCCGCCGGCAGCCTGTGCCCCTGGCGCAGGTCTCGCCGCTGTTTCGGGCCGTGCTGGTGGCTTCCGAGGACCGCCATTTCCACCGCCATCCCGGCGTCAATCCCCTCGCCATCCTGCGGGCGGCCGTCATGAACCTGCGGGCCGGGCGGGTGGTCTCGGGCGGGTCCACCATCACCATGCAGCTGGCCCGGCTGTGCGAGCCCCGGGAGCGGACCATCGGGGCCAAACTTCTGGAGTCCTTCCGCGCCCTGCAACTGGAATGGCGGCTCTCCAAGGATGAAATCCTCGAACGCTACATCAACATGACGCCTTACGGCGGCAACGTGGTGGGCGTGGCTGCAGCGGCGGAAAGCTATTTCGGCAAGGATCAGCAGCATCTCTCCCTGGGGGAGGCGGCCCTGCTCACGGTGCTGCCGCGCGCGCCCCAGGGGTACGATCCGGTCAAGAACCCCCAGGCCGCCCGCCGGGCCCGGGATCGCCTGCTGGCCGTGCTGGAGCGGCGCGGCAGGATTGATGCCGTCCAGCGTCGTCAGGCCATGGCCCAGCAACTGCCCGAGGGCGTGACGCCCCTGCCGCGTCTGGCGCCCCATCTGGCGGAACTGGCCAAGGCCCTGGCCGAGCAGCGCCTGCCGCCGGGCGATTCCGGTCGGGTGATGGTGGCGACCACCATCGACCGCGCCCTGCAGACCGCCGTGGAGTCCCGCCTGCGCGACAGCGCCGAATGGATCCGTCGGCAGCGTCTGGAGAATGCGGCCGTGGTGGTCATTGAGAACGAGACCCGCGCCGTGCGCGCCATGGCCGGCTCCATTGAATACATGGACTTCGAGCATCACGGCTTCATCAACGGCTGCCTTATCGCCCGTTCGCCCGGCTCGGCCCTCAAGCCGTTTTTGTATGCCCAGGCCATGGACATGGGGCTCATCGTCCCCAAGTCTTACCTGCTGGATATTCCAACGGATATTTCCGGTTATTCGGTCAGGAATTTCGACGGCACGTTCCAGGGGATGATCACGGTGGAGGCGGCGTTGGTGCAGTCGCGCAACGTGCCGGCCGTGCGGCTGCTGGCCCAGGTGGCCCCGCCGGCGTTCCTGGAGCTGCTGCGGCAGGCGGGCCTCTCCACCCTGAAAAAGACCCCGTATGAGTACGGGCTGCCCCTGGCCCTGGGCGCGTGCGAGGTGACGCTTCTGGAACTGGCCAACGCCTACGCCAGCCTGGCCACCCTGGGCCAGTACCGGCCGCCGGCGCTGCTGCTGCAGGAGGAACAGGCCCCGCCGCCGGCCGCGCGCATTCTTTCCCGCGAGGCCTCCTGGCTGACCCTGGACATGCTCACCCGCGTGGAACGGGCCGACCTGCCCCGCAGCTGGCAGCACGCCAAGGACGCCCCGTCCGTGGCCTGGAAGACCGGCACCAGCTTCGGCCACCGCGATGCCTGGGCCGTGGGCGTCTCCCGGCAATACACCATCGGCGTCTGGGTGGGAAACCTGGATGGCCGGGCGGAGATGGGCATCTCCGGAGCCACCCATGCCGGGCCGTTGCTGTTCGATCTCTTTCGCGTGGTGGAAGGCGCAGGCGCAGCGCTGACGCGGCCCCTGGATCTGGCCCTCACCACCATGGCCGTGTGCGCGGCGGATCATCTGCTGCCCGGCCCGGCCTGCCCCGATCGTACGGAGGTGACGGTCATCGAGGGCCGCACCCGCCTGCCCCGCAGCGAGCTGCATCAGCGGATCTTCGTTCATCCCGAGACGGGCGAGCGCGTGGCCGGGGATTGCCTGCAGCACCTGCCGCACGTGCCACGGCTCGTCAGGCAGTATCCCGTGGAGTTTACCGCCTGGATGCGCGCCCAGGGCGTGCAGGGAGAGGCCATGCCGGCCATGCATCCGACCTGTCACGCCGCCGCGGCCGGCGAGGGACCGCAGGTGGTGTCGCCAGACCCGCGCACCCCGTATCGCCTGCGCAGCGATGCGCCTCGGGAGTTCCAGCGCATCGGTCTCAAGGCCTTTGCCGGGCCGGACGTGCGGGAACTGTTCTGGTATCAGGATGGCAGCCTCAAGGGCTCGGGCGCGCCCGATGCCCAGATCTTCCTGCCCCTGGAGCCGGGCCGGCATACGCTGGTGGTGGTGGACGACCAGGGCCGCGCCTCGCAGGTGGAATATCGCGTGGAATAG
- a CDS encoding cyclic nucleotide-binding domain-containing protein: MPAPITVDLLRIPMLRSVGVEMLSRLVPISEMRRSGDGERIYAMGEPAHHFFICHRGEVLSEQAIARDITATVSVITPGSCFGWPALLPNGIYRSDAVSQGETECIAIEAASLRQLMDTDHEFGYTLYKAMCGSLVERLFTRTDQLLQLVSLHPDLRAAITREE, encoded by the coding sequence ATGCCAGCCCCCATCACCGTTGATCTGCTCAGAATTCCCATGCTCCGCTCTGTCGGGGTTGAGATGCTGTCCCGTCTGGTGCCCATTTCCGAAATGCGTCGTTCCGGAGACGGCGAGCGCATTTATGCCATGGGCGAACCGGCGCATCACTTCTTCATCTGCCACAGGGGCGAAGTGCTCTCCGAGCAAGCCATTGCACGGGACATCACCGCCACGGTTTCCGTCATCACGCCCGGGTCTTGCTTCGGCTGGCCCGCCCTGCTGCCCAACGGCATTTACCGCAGCGACGCCGTGAGCCAGGGAGAGACGGAGTGCATTGCCATTGAGGCCGCTTCCCTGCGCCAGCTCATGGATACGGACCACGAATTCGGCTACACCCTGTACAAGGCCATGTGCGGCAGCCTGGTGGAGCGGCTCTTCACCAGGACGGACCAGCTGTTGCAGCTCGTTTCCTTGCATCCGGATCTGCGCGCCGCCATCACGCGCGAGGAATAA